A region from the Leptospira fainei serovar Hurstbridge str. BUT 6 genome encodes:
- a CDS encoding type II toxin-antitoxin system HicA family toxin, with the protein MPLSGKEMLKLYQKEGWEILRQKGSHVMVGKGIDRETIPIHKELKKGLETALLKHLRESQR; encoded by the coding sequence ATGCCACTAAGCGGCAAAGAAATGCTAAAGCTCTACCAGAAGGAAGGTTGGGAAATACTTAGGCAAAAAGGTAGCCATGTAATGGTTGGTAAAGGAATTGATCGAGAGACAATTCCGATACATAAGGAACTAAAGAAAGGTCTTGAAACAGCTTTACTAAAGCATTTGCGAGAAAGTCAGAGGTAA